One segment of Babylonia areolata isolate BAREFJ2019XMU chromosome 24, ASM4173473v1, whole genome shotgun sequence DNA contains the following:
- the LOC143298547 gene encoding toll-like receptor 2 type-2, producing the protein MRPVTSLCLAVFLSVMCVPCVRSHGNTSSMLDPWSPGPVSHVAPRAVIRCDKFCCNCNGKKARCTGQNRSLPYLPRLPPQIRDFRLFRAQYNHLTRTMMHNLSNFQLTMVNLTNNRIQHIDPDTFADFLKMELLDLSINLIPIPELRATLKGLHSTTLTTLALGDMGYSSLPDNFFDMFSNRTFKKVDLQHNNFKTFNSALFSPFWRTDTVYMALNKIRDVNMSMKINIKILILKENWLEEFPDLSLNKSQTAGDKECKEGFYYLQALDVSGNLLRRIRPDFLRGDCFPHLRHLDISSAVQLDTLENQVIADLPKLLTFVVSRMKITHYQPFAFNSSSLTNLQLDGNSRLDYQKMDFNRAFKYCPNLQKLSISDTKLDMTTKQMFFFLLPLKSVRELKMLRTRHGTIPPDLLWRLPKLETLVYTGANINSYGLGRALENVTSLVRLNVQANGITEVNETTLPAPFRYHVQWIDLSQNPFSCTCRMLWFRNWVDTVRKKGNVTINKFQSRQYRCRTPENMAETPLHEFRPTAESCAVRNPLILVGVVGAAFLLGLLLLLAAVYRYRWHLRYYVYLLRRRRQYVQVPGGLLTENGDQVAMFPYDAYLAHSPKDLDWVVDTLLPIVEGEHGLKVFVEERDSAPGAILDNIARYMDESARVMLLISDHYNREGWRQGEFEHVLFAAFEQHKDVIVLLLGDVEAGRMTRDMRRMLTRGTFLQWGDSQEAQTAFLNGLKVALKTQDVNLQSIC; encoded by the exons ATGCGGcctgtgacgtcactctgcttggcagtgttcctgtctgtcatgtgcgtgccgtgtgtgagGAGCCATGGCAACACCTCCAGCATGCTGGACCCCTGGTCCCCTGGTCCCGTGTCGCACGTCGCGCCACGTGCTGTCATTCGGTGTGACAAGTTCTGCTGTAACTGTAACGGCAAGAAGGCGCGTTGCACGGGCCAGAACCGCAGCTTGCCCTACCTGCCTCGCCTGCCGCCCCAAATCCGCGACTTCCGGTTGTTCCGCGCTCAGTACAATCACTTGACTCGTACAATGATGCACAATCTCTCCAACTTTCAGCTGACGATGGTGAACCTCACGAACAACAGGATCCAACATATTGATCCAGATACTTTTGCAGACTTTCTCAAGATGGAGTTACTGGATCTGAGCATCAACCTCATCCCCATTCCTGAGCTGCGAGCGACGCTGAAAGGATTGCACAGCACCACCCTCACGACATTAGCCCTGGGCGACATGGGGTATTCGTCCCTTCCAGATAACTTCTTTGACATGTTTTCCAACAGAACCTTCAAGAAGGTCGACTTACAGCACAACAATTTTAAGACATTCAACAGcgctcttttttcccctttttggcGCACCGACACAGTCTACATGGCTCTGAATAAGATACGTGACGTCAACATGTCCATGAAGATCAACATCAAGATCTTGATCTTAAAGGAAAACTGGCTGGAAGAATTCCCCGATCTGTCCCTGAACAAGTCGCAGACAGCCGGGGACAAGGAGTGCAAAGAGGGGTTCTACTACCTGCAGGCTCTGGACGTGTCCGGCAATCTGCTGCGGCGTATCCGCCCTGACTTCCTGCGAGGCGACTGCTTCCCCCACCTCAGACACTTGGACATCAGTTCAGCGGTGCAGCTCGACACTCTGGAGAACCAGGTTATCGCTGATCTGCCGAAACTGCTCACGTTTGTGGTGAGCCGGATGAAGATCACACACTACCAACCCTTTGCCTTCAACAGCTCATCGCTCACAAACCTCCAGCTGGACGGAAATTCACGTCTGGACTATCAGAAAATGGATTTTAACCGAGCGTTTAAATACTGCCCAAATCTTCAG AAACTGAGCATCAGTGATACCAAGCTGGACATGACCACGAAGCAGATGTTTTTCTTCCTGCTGCCCCTCAAGTCGGTGCGAGAGCTCAAAATGTTGAGAACGAGACATGGCACCATCCCTCCAGATCTCCTCTGGCGTCTGCCCAAACTTGAG acgctGGTGTACACAGGAGCCAACATCAACTCGTACGGTCTGGGCAGAGCCCTGGAGAATGTGACCAGCCTCGTGAGGCTGAACGTCCAGGCGAACGGCATCACGGAGGTGAACGAAACCACCCTGCCCGCGCCCTTTCGCTATCACGTGCAGTGGATCGACCTCTCACAGAACCCCTTCTCCTGCACCTGCAGGATGCTCTGGTTCAGAAa ctgggtGGACACCGTGCGGAAGAAGGGCAACGTGACCATCAACAAGTTCCAGTCCCGCCAGTACCGGTGCCGCACCCCGGAGAACATGGCCGAGACGCCGCTCCACGAGTTCCGCCCCACGGCGGAGAGCTGCGCCGTCAGGAACCCCCTCATTTTGGTGGGCGTGGTGGGCGCCGCCTTCCTGCTcgggctgctgttgctgctggccGCCGTCTATCGCTACCGTTGGCACCTCCGCTACTACGTCTACCTCCTGAGGCGGCGGCGCCAGTATGTGCAG GTGCCGGGCGGCCTGCTGACGGAGAACGGGGACCAGGTGGCCATGTTCCCCTATGACGCCTACCTGGCTCACAGCCCCAAGGACCTGGACTGGGTGGTGGACACCCTTCTGCCCATTGTGGAGGGCGAGCACGGCCTGAAGGTCTTTGTGGAGGAGAGGGACAGTGCCCCTGGTGCCATCCTGGATAACATCGCCAG GTACATGGACGAAAGCGCGCGAGTGATGCTGCTGATCAGCGACCACTACAACCGGGAGGGCTGGCGGCAGGGGGAGTTCGAGCACGTGCTGTTCGCCGCCTTCGAGCAGCACAAGGACGTCATCGTGCTGTTGCTGGGCGACGTGGAGGCGGGCAGGATGACGCGGGACATGCGCCGCATGCTGACCCGGGGGACCTTCCTGCAGTGGGGGGACAGCCAGGAGGCACAGACCGCCTTCCTCAACGGGCTCAAGGTGGCGCTGAAAACTCAGGACGTCAACCTCCAGTCCATCTGCTGA